A genomic window from Lutra lutra chromosome 17, mLutLut1.2, whole genome shotgun sequence includes:
- the EDC4 gene encoding enhancer of mRNA-decapping protein 4 isoform X3 translates to MPPINLQEKQVICLTGDDSSTCIGILAKEVEIVASSDSSISSKARGSNKVKIQPVAKYDWEQKYYYGNLIAVSNSFLAYAIRAANNGSAMVRVISVSTSERTLLKGFTGSVADLAFAHLNSSQLACLDEAGNLFVWRLALVNGKIQEEILVHIQQPEGTPLNHFRRIIWCPFIPEESEDCCEEGSPTVALLHEDRAEVWDLDMLRSNHSTWPVRVSQIKQGFIVVKGHSTCLSEGALSPDGTVLATASHDGFVKFWQIYIEGQDEPRCLHEWKPHDGRSLSCLLFCDNHKKQDPEVPFWRFLITGADQNRELKMWCTVSWTCLQTIRFSPDIFSSVSVPPSLKVCLDLSAEYLILSDVQRKVLYVMELLQNQEEGRACFSSISEFLLTHPVLSFGIQVVSRCRLRHTEVLPAEEENDSLGADGTHGAGAMESAAGVLIKLFCVHTKALQDVQIRFQPQLNPDVVAPLPTHTAHEDFAFFTAFGESRPELGSEGLGSSTQGSQPDPRRIVELPAPADFLSLSSETKPKLMTPDAFMTPSTSLQQITVSPSSSSSSSSSSSSSSSLTAVSAMSSTSAVDPSLPRPPEELTLSPKLQLDGSLTMSSSSSLQASPRSLLPSLLPGPADKLTPKAPGQVPAAASALSLELQEVEPLGLPQASPSRTRSPDVISSASTALSQDIPEIASEALSRGFVSSAPEGLEPDSMASAASALHLLSPRPRPGPELGSQLGLDGGPGDGDRHSTPSLLEAALTQEATAPDNQVWPTAPDITRETCSSLAESPRNGLQEKHKSLAFHRPPYHLLQQHDSQDASAEQSDHDDEVASLASAAGGFGTKVPTPRLPAKDWKTKGSPRASPKLKRKGKKDDGDSAVGSRLMEHQVADPPEDWPALIWQQQRELAELRHSQEELLQRLCTQLEGLQSAVTGHVERALESRHEQEQRRLERALAEGQQRGGQLQEQLTQQLSQALSSAVAGRLERSIRDEIKKTVPPCVSRSLEPVAGQLSNSVATKLTAVEGSMKENISKLLKSKNLTDAIARAAADTLQGPMQAAYREAFQSVVLPAFEKSCQAMFQQINDSFRLGTQEYLQQLESHMKSRKAREQEAREPVLAQLRGLVSTLQGATEQMAATVSSSVRAEVQHQLHVAVGSLQESILAQVQRIVKGEVSVALKEQQAAVTSSIMQAMRSAAGTPVPAAHLDCQAQQAHILQLLQQGHLNQAFQQALTAADLNLVLYVCETVDPGQVFGQPPCPLSQPVLLSLIQQLASDLGTRTDLKLSYLEEAVMHLDHSDPITRDHMGSVMAQVRQKLFQFLQAEPHNSLGKVARRLSLMLHGLVTPSLP, encoded by the exons ATGCCACCTATTAACCTTCAGGAAAAGCAGGTCAT CTGCCTCACAGGAGATGACAGCTCTACATGCATCGGGATTTTGGCCAAGGAGGTGGAGATTGTGGCCAGCAGTGACTCTAGCATCTCAAGCAAAGCACGGGGTAGCAACAAG GTGAAAATCCAGCCTGTGGCCAAGTATGACTGGGAACAGAAATACTACTATGGCAACCTTATTGCTGTGTCCAACTCCTTCTTGGCCTATGCCATTCGGG CTGCCAACAATGGCTCGGCGATGGTGCGGGTGATCAGTGTCAGCACTTCAGAGCGGACCCTGCTCAAGGGCTTCACAGGCAGTGTGGCTGATTTGGCCTTTGCACACCTCAATTCCTCCCAGCTGGCCTGCCTGGATGAGGCAGGCAACCTGTTCGTGTGGCGCTTGGCTCTGGTTAATGGCAAAATTCA AGAAGAGATCTTGGTCCACATCCAGCAGCCAGAGGGCACACCACTGAACCACTTCCGCAGGATCATCTGGTGCCCCTTCATCCCAGAGGAGAGTGAGGACTGCTGTGAGGAGGGCAGCCCTACGGTGGCTCTGTTGCATGAGGACCGG GCTGAGGTGTGGGATCTGGACATGCTCCGCTCCAACCACAGCACTTGGCCCGTGCGTGTCAGCCAGATCAAGCAAGGCTTCATCGTGGTAAAAGGCCACAGCACT TGCCTGAGTGAAGGGGCCCTCTCACCTGATGGGACTGTCCTGGCTACTGCAAGCCATGATGGCTTTGTCAAGTTCTGGCAGATCTACATCGAGGGGCAGGATGAGCCAAG GTGTCTGCATGAGTGGAAGCCTCATGATGGGCGGtccctttcctgcctcctgtTCTGTGACAACCACAAGAAACAGGACCCTGA AGTCCCTTTCTGGAGGTTCCTCATCACTGGTGCTGACCAGAATCGGGAGCTAAAGATGTGGTGCACGGTGTCCTGGACCTGCCTGCAGACCATTCG CTTCTCCCCAGATATCTTCAGCTCAGTGAGTGTGCCCCCCAGCCTCAAGGTTTGTCTGGACCTGTCAGCCGAATACCTTATTCTCAGCGATGTGCAACGGAAG GTCCTGTACGTGATGGAGCTGCTACAGAACCAGGAGGAGGGCCGTGCCTGCTTCAGCTCCATCTCTGAGTTCCTGCTCACCCACCCCGTGCTGAGCTTCGGTATCCAGGTTGTGAGTCGCTGCCGACTGCGGCACACTGAGGTGCTGCCTGCCGAGGAGGAGAACGACAGCCTAGGGGCTG ATGGGACCCACGGAGCTGGTGCCATGGAGTCTGCAGCCGGTGTGCTCATCAAACTCTTCTGTGTGCATACTAA GGCACTGCAGGATGTGCAGATCCGTTTCCAGCCGCAGTTGAACCCTGATGTGGtggccccactccccacccacactGCCCATGAGGACTTCG CTTTCTTCACAGCATTTGGAGAGTCTCGGCCTGAACTGGGCTCTGAGGGCCTGGGGTCATCTACCCAAGGATCCCAGCCTGACCCCCGACGCATAGTGGAGCTGCCTGCGCCAGCCGACTTCCTCAGTCTGAGCAGTGAGACCAAGCCCAAGCTGATGACACCTGACGCCTTCATGACACCTAGCACCTCCCTGCAGCAg atcACTGTgtcccccagcagcagcagcagcagctccagctccagctccagctcctcctctctTACAGCTGTGTCTGCCATGAGCAGTACATCAGCTGTGGATCCCTCCTTGCCCAG GCCACCTGAGGAGCTGACCTTGAGCCCCAAGTTGCAGCTGGACGGCAGTCTGACcatgagcagcagcagcagcctgcAGGCAAGCCCACGCAGCCTCTTGCCCAGCCTGCTCCCAGGTCCAGCTGACAAACTGACTCCCAAAGCACctgggcag GtgcctgctgctgcttctgcacTGTCACTGGAGCTGCAGGAAGTGGAACCCCTGGGGCTACCCCAGGCTTCTCCCAGCCGCACCCGCTCCCCTGATGTTATTTCCTCAGCTTCCACTGCCCTGTCCCAGGATATCCCTGAGATCGCATCCGAGGCCCTGTCCCGTGGTTTTGTCTCTTCTGCTCCTGAGGGTCTTGAACCAGACAGTATGGCCTCAGCTGCCTCAGCACTCCACCTGCTGTCCCCACGGCCCCGGCCAGGGCCTGAGCTTGGCTCCCAGCTTGGCCTGGATGGAGGCCCTGGGGATGGGGATCGGCATAGTACCCCTTCCCTTTTGGAGGCAGCATTGACCCAGGAGGCCACAGCCCCTGACAATCAGGTTTGGCCTACGGCACCAGACATAACTCGTGAGACCTGCAGCAGCCTGGCAGAGAG TCCCAGGAACGGCCTCCAGGAGAAGCACAAGAGCCTGGCCTTCCACCGACCACCTTATCACCTGCTGCAGCAACATGACAGCCAGGACGCCAGTGCTGAGCAAAG tGACCATGATGATGAGGTTGCTAGCCTTGCCTCTGCTGCAGGGGGCTTTGGCACCAAAGTTCCCACTCCACGGCTACCGGCCAAGGACTGGAAGACCAAGGGTTCTCCTCGAGCCTCACCTAAGCTTAAGAGAAAGGGCAAGAAAGATGACGG GGATTCAGCTGTGGGATCCCGGCTCATGGAGCACCAG GTGGCAGACCCTCCTGAGGACTGGCCAGCACTAATTTGGCAACAGCAGAGAGAGTTGGCGGAGCTGCGACACAGCCAAGAAGAGTTGCTGCAGCGTCTTTGCACCCAGCTGGAAGGCCTGCAGAGCGCTGTCACGGGCCACGTAGAACGCGCCCTGGAGTCGCGGCATGAGCAGGAGC AGCGGCGGCTGGAGCGGGCGCTGGCTGAGGGGCAGCAGCGGGGTGGGCAGCTGCAGGAGCAGCTGACACAGCAGCTGTCCCAGGCGCTGTCTTCAGCCGTAGCTGGGCGGCTGGAGCGCAGCATACGGGATGAGATCAAGAAGACAGTGCCCCCGT GTGTCTCCAGGAGTCTGGAGCCAGTGGCAGGCCAGCTGAGCAACTCAGTGGCCACCAAGCTCACTGCCGTGGAGGGTAGCATGAAAGAGAATATCTCCAAGCTGCTGAAGTCCAAG aACTTGACAGATGCCATTGCCCGAGCAGCTGCAGACACATTACAGGGGCCAATGCAGGCTGCCTACCGTGAAGCCTTTCAGAGTGTGGTGCTGCCGGCGTTTGAGAAGAGCTGCCAGGCCATGTTCCAGCAGATCAATGATAGCTTCCGACTGGGCACGCAAGAGT ACTTGCAGCAGCTGGAGAGCCACATGAAGAGCCGGAAGGCACGAGAACAGGAGGCACGGGAGCCTGTGTTGGCCCAGCTGCGGGGCCTAGTCAGCACACTGCAGGGTGCCACCGAGCAGATGGCGGCCACCGTGTCTAGCAGCGTTCGGGCTGAGGTGCAGCACCAGCTGCACGTGGCTGTGGGCAG CCTACAGGAGTCCATTTTAGCACAGGTACAGCGCATTGTTAAGGGTGAGGTGAGTGTAGCACTCAAGGAGCAACAGGCTGCCGTCACGTCTAGCATCATGCAGGCCATGCGTTCCGCTGCTGGCACACCCGTCCCCGCCGCCCACCTCGATTGCCAGGCCCAGCAAGCCCATATCCTGCAGCTGCTGCAGCAGGGCCACCTCAATCAGGCCTTCCAGCAG GCCCTGACAGCTGCTGACCTGAACCTGGTGCTGTATGTGTGTGAAACTGTGGACCCAGGGCAGGTTTTTGGGCAGCCACCCTGCCCACTCTCCCAGCCTGTGCTCCTTTCCCTCATCCAGCAGCTGGCCTCTGACCTTGGTACTCGAACTGATCTCAAGCTCAG CTACCTGGAAGAGGCTGTGATGCACCTGGACCACAGTGACCCCATTACTCGGGACCACATGGGCTCTGTCATGGCCCAGGTGCGCCAGAAGCTCTTCCAGTTCCTTCAGGCTGAGCCACACAACTCACTTGGTAAAGTGGCCCGGCGTCTCAGCCTCATGCTGCACGGCCTTGTAACCCCTAGCCTCCCTTAG
- the EDC4 gene encoding enhancer of mRNA-decapping protein 4 isoform X2, with product MASSCASIDIEDATQHLRDILKLDRPAGGPSAESQRPSNAYNGDLNGLLVPDPLCSGDSTSANKPGLRAMPPINLQEKQVICLTGDDSSTCIGILAKEVEIVASSDSSISSKARGSNKVKIQPVAKYDWEQKYYYGNLIAVSNSFLAYAIRAANNGSAMVRVISVSTSERTLLKGFTGSVADLAFAHLNSSQLACLDEAGNLFVWRLALVNGKIQEEILVHIQQPEGTPLNHFRRIIWCPFIPEESEDCCEEGSPTVALLHEDRAEVWDLDMLRSNHSTWPVRVSQIKQGFIVVKGHSTCLSEGALSPDGTVLATASHDGFVKFWQIYIEGQDEPRCLHEWKPHDGRSLSCLLFCDNHKKQDPEVPFWRFLITGADQNRELKMWCTVSWTCLQTIRFSPDIFSSVSVPPSLKVCLDLSAEYLILSDVQRKVLYVMELLQNQEEGRACFSSISEFLLTHPVLSFGIQVVSRCRLRHTEVLPAEEENDSLGADGTHGAGAMESAAGVLIKLFCVHTKALQDVQIRFQPQLNPDVVAPLPTHTAHEDFAFGESRPELGSEGLGSSTQGSQPDPRRIVELPAPADFLSLSSETKPKLMTPDAFMTPSTSLQQITVSPSSSSSSSSSSSSSSSLTAVSAMSSTSAVDPSLPRPPEELTLSPKLQLDGSLTMSSSSSLQASPRSLLPSLLPGPADKLTPKAPGQVPAAASALSLELQEVEPLGLPQASPSRTRSPDVISSASTALSQDIPEIASEALSRGFVSSAPEGLEPDSMASAASALHLLSPRPRPGPELGSQLGLDGGPGDGDRHSTPSLLEAALTQEATAPDNQVWPTAPDITRETCSSLAESPRNGLQEKHKSLAFHRPPYHLLQQHDSQDASAEQSDHDDEVASLASAAGGFGTKVPTPRLPAKDWKTKGSPRASPKLKRKGKKDDGDSAVGSRLMEHQVADPPEDWPALIWQQQRELAELRHSQEELLQRLCTQLEGLQSAVTGHVERALESRHEQEQRRLERALAEGQQRGGQLQEQLTQQLSQALSSAVAGRLERSIRDEIKKTVPPCVSRSLEPVAGQLSNSVATKLTAVEGSMKENISKLLKSKNLTDAIARAAADTLQGPMQAAYREAFQSVVLPAFEKSCQAMFQQINDSFRLGTQEYLQQLESHMKSRKAREQEAREPVLAQLRGLVSTLQGATEQMAATVSSSVRAEVQHQLHVAVGSLQESILAQVQRIVKGEVSVALKEQQAAVTSSIMQAMRSAAGTPVPAAHLDCQAQQAHILQLLQQGHLNQAFQQALTAADLNLVLYVCETVDPGQVFGQPPCPLSQPVLLSLIQQLASDLGTRTDLKLSYLEEAVMHLDHSDPITRDHMGSVMAQVRQKLFQFLQAEPHNSLGKVARRLSLMLHGLVTPSLP from the exons ATGGCCTCCTCCTGCGCGAGCATCGACATCGAGGACGCCACGCAGCACCTGCGGGACATCCTCAAGCTGGACCGGCCCGCGGGGG GTCCCAGTGCAGAGAGTCAGCGCCCATCTAATGCCTACAATGGGGATCTCAACGGGCTTCTTGTCCCAGACCCCCTCTGCTCAGGTGATAGTACTTCAGCAAACAAGCCTGGTCTCCGTGCCATGCCACCTATTAACCTTCAGGAAAAGCAGGTCAT CTGCCTCACAGGAGATGACAGCTCTACATGCATCGGGATTTTGGCCAAGGAGGTGGAGATTGTGGCCAGCAGTGACTCTAGCATCTCAAGCAAAGCACGGGGTAGCAACAAG GTGAAAATCCAGCCTGTGGCCAAGTATGACTGGGAACAGAAATACTACTATGGCAACCTTATTGCTGTGTCCAACTCCTTCTTGGCCTATGCCATTCGGG CTGCCAACAATGGCTCGGCGATGGTGCGGGTGATCAGTGTCAGCACTTCAGAGCGGACCCTGCTCAAGGGCTTCACAGGCAGTGTGGCTGATTTGGCCTTTGCACACCTCAATTCCTCCCAGCTGGCCTGCCTGGATGAGGCAGGCAACCTGTTCGTGTGGCGCTTGGCTCTGGTTAATGGCAAAATTCA AGAAGAGATCTTGGTCCACATCCAGCAGCCAGAGGGCACACCACTGAACCACTTCCGCAGGATCATCTGGTGCCCCTTCATCCCAGAGGAGAGTGAGGACTGCTGTGAGGAGGGCAGCCCTACGGTGGCTCTGTTGCATGAGGACCGG GCTGAGGTGTGGGATCTGGACATGCTCCGCTCCAACCACAGCACTTGGCCCGTGCGTGTCAGCCAGATCAAGCAAGGCTTCATCGTGGTAAAAGGCCACAGCACT TGCCTGAGTGAAGGGGCCCTCTCACCTGATGGGACTGTCCTGGCTACTGCAAGCCATGATGGCTTTGTCAAGTTCTGGCAGATCTACATCGAGGGGCAGGATGAGCCAAG GTGTCTGCATGAGTGGAAGCCTCATGATGGGCGGtccctttcctgcctcctgtTCTGTGACAACCACAAGAAACAGGACCCTGA AGTCCCTTTCTGGAGGTTCCTCATCACTGGTGCTGACCAGAATCGGGAGCTAAAGATGTGGTGCACGGTGTCCTGGACCTGCCTGCAGACCATTCG CTTCTCCCCAGATATCTTCAGCTCAGTGAGTGTGCCCCCCAGCCTCAAGGTTTGTCTGGACCTGTCAGCCGAATACCTTATTCTCAGCGATGTGCAACGGAAG GTCCTGTACGTGATGGAGCTGCTACAGAACCAGGAGGAGGGCCGTGCCTGCTTCAGCTCCATCTCTGAGTTCCTGCTCACCCACCCCGTGCTGAGCTTCGGTATCCAGGTTGTGAGTCGCTGCCGACTGCGGCACACTGAGGTGCTGCCTGCCGAGGAGGAGAACGACAGCCTAGGGGCTG ATGGGACCCACGGAGCTGGTGCCATGGAGTCTGCAGCCGGTGTGCTCATCAAACTCTTCTGTGTGCATACTAA GGCACTGCAGGATGTGCAGATCCGTTTCCAGCCGCAGTTGAACCCTGATGTGGtggccccactccccacccacactGCCCATGAGGACTTCG CATTTGGAGAGTCTCGGCCTGAACTGGGCTCTGAGGGCCTGGGGTCATCTACCCAAGGATCCCAGCCTGACCCCCGACGCATAGTGGAGCTGCCTGCGCCAGCCGACTTCCTCAGTCTGAGCAGTGAGACCAAGCCCAAGCTGATGACACCTGACGCCTTCATGACACCTAGCACCTCCCTGCAGCAg atcACTGTgtcccccagcagcagcagcagcagctccagctccagctccagctcctcctctctTACAGCTGTGTCTGCCATGAGCAGTACATCAGCTGTGGATCCCTCCTTGCCCAG GCCACCTGAGGAGCTGACCTTGAGCCCCAAGTTGCAGCTGGACGGCAGTCTGACcatgagcagcagcagcagcctgcAGGCAAGCCCACGCAGCCTCTTGCCCAGCCTGCTCCCAGGTCCAGCTGACAAACTGACTCCCAAAGCACctgggcag GtgcctgctgctgcttctgcacTGTCACTGGAGCTGCAGGAAGTGGAACCCCTGGGGCTACCCCAGGCTTCTCCCAGCCGCACCCGCTCCCCTGATGTTATTTCCTCAGCTTCCACTGCCCTGTCCCAGGATATCCCTGAGATCGCATCCGAGGCCCTGTCCCGTGGTTTTGTCTCTTCTGCTCCTGAGGGTCTTGAACCAGACAGTATGGCCTCAGCTGCCTCAGCACTCCACCTGCTGTCCCCACGGCCCCGGCCAGGGCCTGAGCTTGGCTCCCAGCTTGGCCTGGATGGAGGCCCTGGGGATGGGGATCGGCATAGTACCCCTTCCCTTTTGGAGGCAGCATTGACCCAGGAGGCCACAGCCCCTGACAATCAGGTTTGGCCTACGGCACCAGACATAACTCGTGAGACCTGCAGCAGCCTGGCAGAGAG TCCCAGGAACGGCCTCCAGGAGAAGCACAAGAGCCTGGCCTTCCACCGACCACCTTATCACCTGCTGCAGCAACATGACAGCCAGGACGCCAGTGCTGAGCAAAG tGACCATGATGATGAGGTTGCTAGCCTTGCCTCTGCTGCAGGGGGCTTTGGCACCAAAGTTCCCACTCCACGGCTACCGGCCAAGGACTGGAAGACCAAGGGTTCTCCTCGAGCCTCACCTAAGCTTAAGAGAAAGGGCAAGAAAGATGACGG GGATTCAGCTGTGGGATCCCGGCTCATGGAGCACCAG GTGGCAGACCCTCCTGAGGACTGGCCAGCACTAATTTGGCAACAGCAGAGAGAGTTGGCGGAGCTGCGACACAGCCAAGAAGAGTTGCTGCAGCGTCTTTGCACCCAGCTGGAAGGCCTGCAGAGCGCTGTCACGGGCCACGTAGAACGCGCCCTGGAGTCGCGGCATGAGCAGGAGC AGCGGCGGCTGGAGCGGGCGCTGGCTGAGGGGCAGCAGCGGGGTGGGCAGCTGCAGGAGCAGCTGACACAGCAGCTGTCCCAGGCGCTGTCTTCAGCCGTAGCTGGGCGGCTGGAGCGCAGCATACGGGATGAGATCAAGAAGACAGTGCCCCCGT GTGTCTCCAGGAGTCTGGAGCCAGTGGCAGGCCAGCTGAGCAACTCAGTGGCCACCAAGCTCACTGCCGTGGAGGGTAGCATGAAAGAGAATATCTCCAAGCTGCTGAAGTCCAAG aACTTGACAGATGCCATTGCCCGAGCAGCTGCAGACACATTACAGGGGCCAATGCAGGCTGCCTACCGTGAAGCCTTTCAGAGTGTGGTGCTGCCGGCGTTTGAGAAGAGCTGCCAGGCCATGTTCCAGCAGATCAATGATAGCTTCCGACTGGGCACGCAAGAGT ACTTGCAGCAGCTGGAGAGCCACATGAAGAGCCGGAAGGCACGAGAACAGGAGGCACGGGAGCCTGTGTTGGCCCAGCTGCGGGGCCTAGTCAGCACACTGCAGGGTGCCACCGAGCAGATGGCGGCCACCGTGTCTAGCAGCGTTCGGGCTGAGGTGCAGCACCAGCTGCACGTGGCTGTGGGCAG CCTACAGGAGTCCATTTTAGCACAGGTACAGCGCATTGTTAAGGGTGAGGTGAGTGTAGCACTCAAGGAGCAACAGGCTGCCGTCACGTCTAGCATCATGCAGGCCATGCGTTCCGCTGCTGGCACACCCGTCCCCGCCGCCCACCTCGATTGCCAGGCCCAGCAAGCCCATATCCTGCAGCTGCTGCAGCAGGGCCACCTCAATCAGGCCTTCCAGCAG GCCCTGACAGCTGCTGACCTGAACCTGGTGCTGTATGTGTGTGAAACTGTGGACCCAGGGCAGGTTTTTGGGCAGCCACCCTGCCCACTCTCCCAGCCTGTGCTCCTTTCCCTCATCCAGCAGCTGGCCTCTGACCTTGGTACTCGAACTGATCTCAAGCTCAG CTACCTGGAAGAGGCTGTGATGCACCTGGACCACAGTGACCCCATTACTCGGGACCACATGGGCTCTGTCATGGCCCAGGTGCGCCAGAAGCTCTTCCAGTTCCTTCAGGCTGAGCCACACAACTCACTTGGTAAAGTGGCCCGGCGTCTCAGCCTCATGCTGCACGGCCTTGTAACCCCTAGCCTCCCTTAG